In Mammaliicoccus sp. Marseille-Q6498, the genomic stretch TGATCTGAGATAATACCACCACCTGTAAATGGTGAAATGTTAATGATATTGATTTCATTAAATGTTATCCAATATTTTACTAAGCCTTTATAATGTTTGAAAACTGTTTTTGCGTAATGTTCAAAGTGTTGAACGACCGCTCTATCAACCCAGCCGTTATATTTTTCTGTTAAACCATATGGCGTTTCGTAATGACTTAATGTTACAACGGGTTCAATATTATAAGACTTTAAAGTTTTAAATACATTTTCGTAAAATTTCAAACCTGCTTCGTTCGGCTCTTCTTCATAGCCTTTCGGGAAAATTCTAGACCAATGAATAGAAAGTCTAAATGCTTTGAATCCCATTCCTGCTAATAATTTTATATCTTCTTCATAATTGTGATAAAAATCAATTCCTTCACGTTTAGGGAATCTACCTGTATGTTCACCACTAAGTACTTTTTGAATATGTTCAGTCGTCACTTCCATATGATTATCTTTCTTTCTTTGATCTTTCGGAATATATTCTACAAAGTCAGCACTTGAAAGCCCTTTGCCATCTACATCAAAAGCACCTTCTATTTGGTTAGCAGCTGTTGCGCCACCCCATAAAAAATGATCTTTAAATCCATTATTTGTTTGCATCTTAATTTCCTCCTATTTTATTAATAACTTAAGTCTTCACCATTTGTTTGAATCACTTTTTTATACCAATAAAACGAATCTTTTGGTGTACGATTTAATGTACCGTTCCCCCTATTATCACGATCTACATAGATGAAGCCATAACGTTTTTTCATTTCGCCACTTCCAGCAGAAACGAGATCAATACAACCCCAAGATGTGTATCCTAACAGTTCAACACCGTCGTCTACCGCTTCAATCATTTGATCTAAATGTTCACTTAAGTACTGAATGCGATATTCGTCATGAATTTTCCCGTCTTCTGTCACTTCGTCTTTCGCACCTAATCCGTTTTCTACAATGAAAAGTGGCTTTTGATATCTATCATAAATTTGGTTCATCGTTACGCGTAAACCAACTGGATCGATTTGCCAACCCCAATCTGATGCTTCTAAATATGGATTCTTTAATGAAGCAAAAGCATTACCAGCACCCTTTTCTTTATTTATTTCTTCGTCGCCACTTTCTAGTCTGCTTGAATAATAAGAGAATGAAATAAAATCAACTGTATTTTCTTTTAGAATGTCTTTATCTCCAGGCTCTTGATGAATTTCAACGCCTAATTCTTTAAACATACGTTTACTATAACTTGGATATTCACCACGAGATTGAACGTCTATAAAAATATATTGTTCTCTGTTCTTTTGAAGTGCAGCTAACATATCGTTCGGATGACAAGTGTTCGGATAAACCTCACCTGCTGCCAACATACAACCAATTTGGAAATTAGGGTTAATCTCTTTCCCAACTTTAGTTGCTAAACTCGAGCCAACTAATAAATGATGTGCTGCTTGATATTTAATTTGTTCTGCTTTGGACTCATCTTCAATAATTAACCCACCACCAATATATGGGATGTGTAAAATCATATTAATTTCGTTATGCGTTAACCAATATTTCACTTTATCTTTATAGCGATCAAATACAACACGACTATAGTTCACGAAAAAGTCTACCGTTTTTCTGTTATACCAGCCGCCATATTCTTTTGCTAAATGTAGTGGTGTATCAAAATGATTCAATGTCACTAACGGTTCTATATTATATGCTGCCAACGTATCAAAGACTTTATCATAGAACGCTAAGCCTTGTTCATTAGGTTCTGATTCATCGCCTTTAGGAAAAATTCTTGGCCATGAAATAGACATTCTCAATACTTTGAATCCCATTTCTGCGAATAATTTAATATCCTCTTCATAACGATGATAAAAATCGATAGACTCATGACTTGGATAATAATCAAACGTTTCTTTTAACCCTTTAGCCGGATCAAATAATGGTATATGTCTTTCTTCACCTGCTGGCAGTACATCTACTAAACTTAAACCTTTACCATCAACATTATATGCACCTTCACATTGATTTTGTGCAATTGCGCCACCCCATAAAAAATCTTTACTTAAACTCATTTATAACTTCCTCCTTAAAATATAACTGTTAAAATATGATTCCCTTGGTCTATAGTTTCTTTATCTTCAAGTATGACGTCTTTTGCTAAATTTGTATTTGTTACGACAACTGGAATGATGTTATCAAATCCTTCTTTAGCAATTGCCTCTCTATCAAATTCAATTAAAGGTTGTCCTATTTCGACTGTTTCACCTTGAGATACTAACGGTTTAAAATACTTCCCTTCTAATTTGACTGTATCTATACCGATATGAATAAGTACTTCAGCACCGCTCTCAGATTTTAATCCTATTGCATGTCCTGTTGGGAATAAACTTTCTACTACGCCATTGAATGGTGCAACAACAACATCACTATCTGGTTTTATAGCAATACCTTTACCCATTGCTAATGAAGAAAATACTGGATCACTAATTGTTGTTAAGTCTACAACCTTACCTGTTACTGGCGCTTCAACTAATACATCATTTACTACTTCTTCAGGTGATGTTTCTCCTGCGTTTGTCGCTTTTTCAATGTTTGCTTCTTTTTTATCACTATGTGTTAAATAACCAACGATTAAACCGATGACTACGGCTAACCCTGTACCGATAAGTGACATCCAAAACGCTGTATCCAAGCCGCCTTTTCCGATAAATGCTGTATAACCGAATATTCCTAGACCACCCATCATGTACAGTTTTGTTCCAGCAAGTCCTAATAATGCAGCTGTTACACCCGACACTATACAACTATAAATAAATGGTTTTTTTCTAGGTAATGTAATACCGTAAATAGCTGGTTCTGTAACGCCGAACAAACCTGAAACAAATGCTGGAATACTTAAAGATTTTAATTTTTTGTTTTTTGTTTTAAAGAATATACCTAACACAATACCTGTCTGAGCAAATGAAGCTGTGAATGTTAGAGGAATGATAATATCAGATCCTGCTGTTGAAATATTATTAATTGCAATCGCTACTAAGCCCCAATGTAGACCGAATATAACAAACACTTGCCAAAATGCACCTAATAATAATCCAGCTACTATTGGACTAAAGCTATAAAGACCTAATGCACCAGCTCCAATTAAATTTGCAATCCATGATGAAATTGGACCAATAATAAGAAATGTTAAAGGTACGATAATTAACAATGTAAAGAATGGAACTAAAAATGTTTTAACAACATCTGGTATTACTTTTTTCAAGAATTTTTCTAATTTAGATGCAAAAAATACTGAGAATACAATTGGAATAACACTTGATGTATATGTCATTGAGATGACTGGAATACCTAAGAACGTTAATGCTGTTTCAGCTTCAAAGAATGTCCCACTGAATAACATCGTTGCATTTTCATTTCCTAATGCCATCGCTGCTACGATTGTTGGATAAACAAGTGCAGCTCCTAACGCCATTCCAATAAATTGGTTGGAACCAAACTTTTTAGCTGCTGTAAGTCCTAAGAATATTGGGAAGAAGTAAAATAATGAATCCCCAATAGCATGCATAATTTGATAAGTACCTGATTGTTCAGTGATCCAACCTAACGCCATAAATAATGCAGCGAAACCTTTGATCATACCAGCTGCTGCCAACACGCCTAATATCGGTTGGAAAATACCTGAAATTAAATCTATAAATCGATTAAATAATGATCCACTAGAACTTTGACCACTACTAGGTGAATCATCACTCATGTGTGCTTCTTTTCTAACTGCATCGTAAACATCCGGAACATGGTTTCCTATAACGACTTGATATTGTCCTCCAGATTCCATTACAGTTACGATCTCGTCCATATTTTTAAGATATTCAGTATTTGCTTTTTTCGAATCTTTCAACTGAAATCTTAATCTCGTAATACAATGTGTTAAAGAATTGATATTCTCTTCCCCGCCGACTTTCTCAACAATAACCTTTGCTAACCCTTCATATTTCATTTAAATCCCTCCATTTTTCCATAGAAAAAACCCAGAATAATACATACGAACCCTACGTTCGTCATGCATTACTCTGGGTTTTGCCTACTTAAAGTTACAATCCCAAACAGCTAGTTGCCGTTTAAAGTAATTGTTTATTAATTTAATTTTATTATAACGCTTACATTTTAAATGTCAACGCTTACATGAGGATTTCAATAATCTTGCAATATGAAGAATCAAATAAACCCTTTCGTCATTTGATAAGTCATGATTATAATTTCTTTTTAGAAGATCTCCAATTTTATCGACACATCGATTTGATTCACTATATTTCTTTTGAAGTGAAGATAATAATGACACATCCATCACTTCATCTAATTTTTCAAAGTTGATTAACCGTTGACTGAAAAATTTTAAATGCGTTATGAAACGTGCATAATTCAATTCTTCTTCAGATAAATCTAAATTAAAATGATATCGAACAAGGTTCACTATACTTTGCGTAATTTTAGTTATTTCATAAACATTTGAAATCGATTCATTCATATTCGCATTCACTATATGCATTGCAATAAATCCCGCTTCATCTTTCGGCAATTCTAAATCAAAATGCGCTTTCACTTTTTCAATGCCAAAAAGCCCAAGTTTATATTCTTCAGGATATAAACGACCGATTTCATATAGCAACGGATTATTAATCAATGTACCTTCTTTGAATCTCTTAATTGCATAGTTAATATGATCCGTTAACGCGATATAAAGCGATTCTGATAAAGGTTTACTATATAATTTATTCGCTTCAACAATAATTTCTCGAGATACAAGCAATACA encodes the following:
- a CDS encoding 6-phospho-beta-glucosidase, yielding MSLSKDFLWGGAIAQNQCEGAYNVDGKGLSLVDVLPAGEERHIPLFDPAKGLKETFDYYPSHESIDFYHRYEEDIKLFAEMGFKVLRMSISWPRIFPKGDESEPNEQGLAFYDKVFDTLAAYNIEPLVTLNHFDTPLHLAKEYGGWYNRKTVDFFVNYSRVVFDRYKDKVKYWLTHNEINMILHIPYIGGGLIIEDESKAEQIKYQAAHHLLVGSSLATKVGKEINPNFQIGCMLAAGEVYPNTCHPNDMLAALQKNREQYIFIDVQSRGEYPSYSKRMFKELGVEIHQEPGDKDILKENTVDFISFSYYSSRLESGDEEINKEKGAGNAFASLKNPYLEASDWGWQIDPVGLRVTMNQIYDRYQKPLFIVENGLGAKDEVTEDGKIHDEYRIQYLSEHLDQMIEAVDDGVELLGYTSWGCIDLVSAGSGEMKKRYGFIYVDRDNRGNGTLNRTPKDSFYWYKKVIQTNGEDLSY
- a CDS encoding beta-glucoside-specific PTS transporter subunit IIABC, yielding MKYEGLAKVIVEKVGGEENINSLTHCITRLRFQLKDSKKANTEYLKNMDEIVTVMESGGQYQVVIGNHVPDVYDAVRKEAHMSDDSPSSGQSSSGSLFNRFIDLISGIFQPILGVLAAAGMIKGFAALFMALGWITEQSGTYQIMHAIGDSLFYFFPIFLGLTAAKKFGSNQFIGMALGAALVYPTIVAAMALGNENATMLFSGTFFEAETALTFLGIPVISMTYTSSVIPIVFSVFFASKLEKFLKKVIPDVVKTFLVPFFTLLIIVPLTFLIIGPISSWIANLIGAGALGLYSFSPIVAGLLLGAFWQVFVIFGLHWGLVAIAINNISTAGSDIIIPLTFTASFAQTGIVLGIFFKTKNKKLKSLSIPAFVSGLFGVTEPAIYGITLPRKKPFIYSCIVSGVTAALLGLAGTKLYMMGGLGIFGYTAFIGKGGLDTAFWMSLIGTGLAVVIGLIVGYLTHSDKKEANIEKATNAGETSPEEVVNDVLVEAPVTGKVVDLTTISDPVFSSLAMGKGIAIKPDSDVVVAPFNGVVESLFPTGHAIGLKSESGAEVLIHIGIDTVKLEGKYFKPLVSQGETVEIGQPLIEFDREAIAKEGFDNIIPVVVTNTNLAKDVILEDKETIDQGNHILTVIF
- a CDS encoding PRD domain-containing protein, translating into MKITKILNNNVVISKINNEERIVMGAGIAFGKKNGQALEKDKIDKVFRMTNEEQERMLVLIKELDDDVLLVSREIIVEANKLYSKPLSESLYIALTDHINYAIKRFKEGTLINNPLLYEIGRLYPEEYKLGLFGIEKVKAHFDLELPKDEAGFIAMHIVNANMNESISNVYEITKITQSIVNLVRYHFNLDLSEEELNYARFITHLKFFSQRLINFEKLDEVMDVSLLSSLQKKYSESNRCVDKIGDLLKRNYNHDLSNDERVYLILHIARLLKSSCKR